Proteins from a single region of Bogoriella caseilytica:
- a CDS encoding RNA polymerase sigma factor, giving the protein MTPSSAASTSEARADAPDATEAAGQKKTTGRTRSTATKTAAKSPATKKPAGTTSAESSATKKPAAKKTTAAKSSTGTAQSTAKKSAAKKTAGSAAAKTASRKTTDRKSAASAEAATEEEPTEEKASAGAEAPASSNPFSGFVVSDADDDDAPVQQVVTAGATADPVKDYLKQIGKVALLNAEQEVELAKRIEAGLFAEDKLSREPELSGKPKRELQWIANDGRLAKNHLLEANLRLVVSLAKRYTGRGMLFLDLIQEGNLGLIRAVEKFDYTKGYKFSTYATWWIRQAITRAMADQARTIRIPVHMVEVINKLARVQRQMLQDLGREPTPEELAKELDMTPEKVVEVQKYGREPISLHTPLGEDGDSEFGDLIEDSEAVVPADAVSFTLLQEQLHAVLDTLSEREAGVVSMRFGLTDGQPKTLDEIGKVYGVTRERIRQIESKTMSKLRHPSRSQVLRDYLD; this is encoded by the coding sequence GTGACGCCTTCCTCTGCCGCCAGCACCAGCGAGGCTCGTGCCGACGCGCCGGACGCCACCGAGGCGGCCGGGCAGAAGAAGACCACCGGGCGTACCCGCTCCACCGCGACCAAGACCGCGGCGAAGTCGCCGGCCACCAAGAAGCCGGCGGGGACGACGTCCGCTGAGTCTTCGGCCACCAAGAAGCCCGCTGCGAAGAAGACCACTGCTGCGAAGTCGAGCACCGGAACCGCGCAGTCGACGGCCAAGAAGTCTGCGGCGAAGAAGACCGCCGGCTCGGCCGCTGCCAAGACCGCCTCCCGCAAGACCACCGACCGGAAGTCCGCAGCCTCGGCCGAGGCCGCGACTGAGGAAGAACCCACGGAGGAGAAGGCCTCGGCGGGTGCCGAGGCCCCCGCGAGCTCCAACCCGTTCTCCGGCTTCGTCGTCTCCGATGCTGATGACGACGACGCGCCGGTCCAGCAGGTCGTCACCGCCGGCGCCACCGCCGACCCGGTCAAGGACTATCTCAAGCAGATCGGTAAGGTCGCGCTGCTGAACGCCGAGCAGGAGGTCGAGCTTGCCAAGCGCATCGAAGCCGGCCTGTTCGCCGAGGACAAGCTCAGCCGGGAGCCAGAACTCTCCGGCAAGCCGAAGCGCGAGCTGCAGTGGATCGCCAATGACGGCCGTCTGGCCAAGAACCACCTTCTGGAGGCCAACCTTCGCCTGGTGGTCTCTCTCGCCAAGCGCTACACCGGGCGCGGCATGTTGTTCCTGGACCTCATCCAGGAGGGCAACCTGGGCCTGATCCGCGCCGTCGAGAAGTTCGACTACACCAAGGGTTACAAGTTCTCCACGTACGCCACCTGGTGGATCCGTCAGGCGATCACTCGCGCCATGGCGGACCAGGCCCGCACCATCCGCATCCCGGTGCACATGGTCGAGGTCATCAACAAGCTGGCCCGAGTGCAGCGTCAGATGCTCCAGGATCTGGGCCGTGAGCCCACTCCGGAAGAGCTCGCCAAGGAACTGGACATGACGCCGGAGAAGGTGGTCGAGGTCCAGAAGTACGGCCGCGAGCCCATCTCCTTGCACACCCCTCTGGGTGAGGACGGCGACAGCGAGTTCGGTGACCTCATCGAGGACTCCGAGGCCGTGGTCCCGGCAGACGCCGTGAGCTTCACGCTCTTGCAGGAGCAGCTCCACGCGGTGCTCGACACGCTCTCCGAGCGCGAGGCCGGCGTGGTGTCGATGCGATTCGGTCTGACCGATGGTCAGCCCAAGACCCTCGACGAGATCGGCAAGGTCTACGGCGTCACCCGTGAGCGGATCCGCCAGATCGAGTCCAAGACCATGTCCAAGTTGCGTCACCCCTCGCGTAGCCAGGTGCTGCGCGACTACCTGGATTGA
- the gcvP gene encoding aminomethyl-transferring glycine dehydrogenase yields the protein MSETPFSTRHIGTGEAAQQRMLAAVGVPSLEALMDAAVPRSIHDAQPPAGLPEPASEEEVLGRLRELAAKNTVRTSMIGQGYYDTRTPAVIQRNILENPAWYTAYTPYQPEISQGRLEALLNFQTMVIDLTGLDVAGASMLDEGTAAAEAMLLARRATARKLPGARRFVVDADLFAQTRAVLETRAAGVGIELVVADLLTDPAAADLEGAFGVLVQLPGASGRIPERQSVTALIDRAHDSDALAVVAADLLAATLVASAGELGADMAVGTTQRFGVPMGFGGPHAGYLAVKEGLQRQLPGRLVGVSHDADGAPAYRLALQTREQHIRREKATSNICTAQVLLAVMASMYAVYHGPDGLRAIAERVHAHARSLAGALAPALAAAGGQLAHERFFDTLELVVPGRAEDLRAAALEADVTVWLESLDRVRLSVDETTTPGAVEALVRAVSAALGASAPFESADTGRVPQWRDMTRTTEYLTHPVFSTYRSETAMMRYLRRLADKDYALDRGMIPLGSCTMKLNAAVEMAAVTWPEFSRIHPFAPAGDVAGYLELIGELESWLGILTGYEAVSVQPNAGSQGELAGLLAIKGYHESRGESGRDVCLIPASAHGTNAASAVLAGMRVVVVGTDGVGNIDLEDLRAQAEKHAESLAAIMITYPSTHGVYEEHVGEVCAVVHDAGGQVYIDGANLNALLGHARPGRFGGDVSHLNLHKTFCIPHGGGGPGVGPVAARAHLEPFLPGHPLVQGDLGARAGAVSSAPYGSPSILPISWAYIALMGAHGLREATESAVLAANYVAARLDEHFPVLYRGETGYVAHECILDLRPLRAETGITVDDVAKRLIDYGFHAPTMSFPVAGTLMVEPTESEDLGELDRFCAAMIAIRGEAMKVAEGTWPAEDNPLVGAPHTASAMVGDWEHPYTRAEAVYPVANQHQDKYWPTVRRVDGAYGDRNLVCACPPLESFA from the coding sequence GTGAGCGAGACGCCCTTCTCCACCCGGCACATCGGGACCGGCGAGGCCGCGCAACAACGCATGCTCGCCGCCGTCGGGGTCCCCAGCCTCGAAGCGCTCATGGATGCCGCGGTGCCGCGGAGCATTCACGACGCGCAACCGCCGGCCGGGCTGCCCGAACCGGCCTCCGAGGAGGAGGTGCTGGGGCGCCTGCGGGAGCTGGCCGCCAAGAACACCGTGCGCACCTCCATGATCGGCCAGGGCTATTACGACACTCGCACCCCTGCAGTCATCCAGCGCAACATCCTGGAGAACCCGGCCTGGTACACCGCCTATACGCCGTACCAGCCAGAGATTTCCCAGGGTCGTCTCGAGGCCTTGCTGAACTTCCAGACCATGGTCATCGATCTCACCGGGCTCGATGTCGCGGGTGCCTCCATGCTCGATGAGGGCACCGCCGCCGCCGAGGCCATGCTGCTCGCCCGGCGTGCCACTGCCCGCAAGCTTCCCGGCGCGCGCCGGTTCGTCGTTGATGCCGACCTCTTCGCCCAGACCCGCGCCGTGCTGGAGACCCGCGCAGCCGGCGTGGGCATCGAGCTCGTGGTGGCCGATCTGCTGACCGACCCGGCCGCCGCCGACCTCGAGGGCGCCTTCGGTGTCCTCGTCCAGCTGCCGGGTGCCTCCGGGCGTATCCCCGAGCGTCAGAGCGTGACCGCGCTGATCGACCGGGCGCACGACAGTGATGCCCTGGCTGTGGTGGCCGCCGACCTTCTCGCCGCCACACTGGTGGCGTCGGCCGGAGAGCTCGGCGCCGACATGGCGGTGGGCACGACCCAGCGATTCGGCGTCCCGATGGGCTTCGGCGGGCCGCACGCCGGCTACCTGGCGGTCAAGGAAGGACTGCAGCGGCAGCTCCCGGGCCGGTTGGTGGGCGTGTCCCATGACGCCGACGGCGCGCCGGCCTACCGCCTGGCCCTGCAGACCCGGGAGCAGCACATCCGCCGGGAGAAGGCCACGTCCAACATCTGCACCGCCCAGGTGCTGCTCGCGGTCATGGCCTCGATGTACGCGGTCTATCACGGCCCTGACGGCCTGCGTGCGATCGCGGAGCGCGTGCACGCGCACGCCCGCAGTCTCGCCGGCGCCCTGGCCCCGGCCCTGGCTGCAGCCGGCGGTCAGCTCGCACACGAACGCTTCTTCGACACCCTGGAGCTGGTGGTTCCCGGGCGCGCGGAGGACCTGCGCGCCGCCGCGCTGGAGGCCGACGTCACGGTCTGGCTCGAGTCCCTCGACCGAGTGCGTCTCTCCGTCGATGAGACGACGACGCCTGGGGCAGTGGAGGCACTCGTGCGGGCCGTGTCTGCGGCCCTGGGCGCCAGCGCGCCCTTCGAGTCCGCCGACACGGGCCGGGTCCCGCAATGGCGGGACATGACCCGGACCACGGAGTACCTCACCCACCCGGTCTTCTCCACCTACCGTTCCGAGACGGCGATGATGCGCTACCTGCGCCGCCTCGCGGACAAGGACTACGCCCTCGACCGCGGCATGATCCCGCTCGGGTCGTGCACCATGAAGCTCAACGCCGCCGTCGAGATGGCGGCGGTGACCTGGCCGGAGTTCTCCCGGATCCACCCCTTCGCTCCGGCAGGCGATGTGGCCGGGTACCTCGAGCTGATCGGTGAGCTCGAGTCCTGGCTGGGCATCCTCACCGGCTATGAGGCCGTCTCCGTGCAGCCAAACGCCGGGAGCCAGGGCGAGCTCGCCGGCCTGCTGGCCATCAAGGGCTACCACGAGTCGCGCGGCGAGTCCGGTCGTGACGTCTGCCTGATCCCGGCCTCCGCGCACGGCACCAACGCGGCCTCAGCGGTCCTAGCAGGTATGCGGGTCGTGGTGGTCGGCACCGATGGCGTCGGCAACATCGATCTGGAGGATCTGCGCGCCCAGGCCGAGAAGCACGCGGAGAGCCTCGCCGCGATCATGATCACCTACCCGTCCACCCACGGTGTCTACGAAGAGCACGTCGGGGAGGTCTGCGCCGTGGTCCACGATGCTGGTGGGCAGGTCTACATCGACGGCGCCAACCTCAACGCGCTGCTCGGCCACGCCCGGCCAGGCCGCTTCGGGGGAGACGTCTCGCACCTGAACCTGCACAAGACCTTCTGCATCCCGCATGGCGGGGGAGGTCCGGGCGTGGGGCCTGTTGCCGCACGCGCACACCTGGAACCGTTCCTGCCGGGCCACCCGCTCGTGCAGGGCGATCTGGGTGCACGAGCGGGCGCCGTCTCCTCGGCGCCCTACGGTTCGCCGTCGATCCTGCCGATCTCGTGGGCCTACATCGCTTTGATGGGCGCTCACGGGCTCCGCGAGGCCACGGAGTCCGCCGTGCTCGCCGCGAACTATGTGGCTGCCCGCCTCGATGAGCATTTCCCGGTGCTCTACCGGGGCGAGACCGGCTATGTGGCGCACGAGTGCATTCTTGATCTTCGCCCGCTCCGGGCCGAGACCGGCATCACTGTCGACGACGTCGCCAAGCGGCTGATCGACTATGGATTCCACGCGCCCACCATGAGCTTTCCCGTCGCGGGCACCCTGATGGTCGAGCCCACCGAATCGGAGGATCTCGGTGAGCTGGACCGGTTCTGCGCGGCGATGATCGCCATCCGCGGCGAAGCCATGAAGGTGGCTGAGGGTACGTGGCCGGCGGAGGACAACCCGCTGGTCGGCGCGCCGCACACGGCGTCCGCGATGGTCGGTGACTGGGAGCACCCCTACACGCGCGCTGAAGCCGTCTACCCCGTCGCGAACCAGCACCAGGACAAGTACTGGCCGACGGTGCGCCGGGTGGACGGAGCCTACGGCGATCGCAACCTGGTCTGTGCCTGCCCGCCGCTGGAGTCCTTCGCCTGA
- the gcvH gene encoding glycine cleavage system protein GcvH, which produces MSSYPDDRQYTADHEWIAVDGQTARVGITAYAAEALGDVVYVDLPEAGTEITAGETCGEIESTKSVSDLVAPATGEILAVNTAAVDEPETVGTDPHEEGWLYTLRVDELPDGLMDAEAYQGFVAGGAA; this is translated from the coding sequence ATGTCCAGCTATCCCGATGACCGTCAGTACACCGCCGACCACGAGTGGATCGCCGTCGATGGCCAGACCGCACGGGTCGGCATCACCGCCTACGCGGCCGAAGCGCTCGGTGACGTGGTCTACGTCGACCTGCCTGAGGCCGGCACCGAGATCACAGCCGGGGAGACCTGCGGCGAGATCGAGTCCACCAAGTCCGTCTCCGACCTGGTGGCCCCGGCCACCGGTGAGATCCTCGCGGTGAACACCGCAGCCGTGGACGAGCCCGAGACAGTGGGCACCGACCCGCACGAGGAGGGCTGGCTCTACACCCTGCGGGTGGATGAGCTGCCCGACGGACTCATGGACGCCGAGGCCTACCAGGGATTCGTGGCCGGGGGCGCCGCGTGA